The Anaerobaca lacustris genome has a window encoding:
- a CDS encoding aldo/keto reductase, protein MVPQIDLCKDGPRCSRIVHGLWRLADWNKNPAEIRELIAGCLELGITTFDHADIYGDYTCESLFGGALADSGIDRSQIQLVTKCGIKLVSHNRPGHGIKCYDTSTAHIVASVESSLKSLRVDFIDLLLIHRPDPLMDPHQVNEAFVALRDSGKVRHFGVSNFLPSQFEMLASKLDVPLVTNQIEYSVMCLDPHSDGSLDLCQRLDIRPMAWSPMGGGRLFHEDSDRARRLRDVLGRIGRQFGGASMDQVALAWLLAHPARFVPVLGTGRLSRIRRAVEVLGLSLSRDQWFEIWCASTGHDVP, encoded by the coding sequence ATGGTTCCACAGATCGATCTATGCAAGGACGGGCCTCGCTGTTCCCGGATCGTTCACGGCCTCTGGCGGCTGGCGGACTGGAACAAGAACCCGGCGGAGATTCGAGAGCTGATCGCCGGCTGCCTTGAACTCGGCATCACAACGTTCGATCACGCCGACATCTACGGCGATTACACCTGCGAATCCCTCTTCGGCGGGGCGCTGGCCGACAGCGGGATCGACCGGTCGCAGATTCAGTTGGTGACCAAGTGCGGCATCAAGCTGGTCTCGCACAATCGGCCGGGACATGGAATCAAGTGTTACGACACCAGCACCGCCCACATCGTCGCCTCGGTCGAGAGCTCGCTGAAGTCCCTGCGCGTCGATTTCATCGATCTGCTTCTGATTCACCGCCCCGATCCACTGATGGACCCGCACCAGGTCAACGAGGCGTTCGTGGCCCTGCGGGATTCGGGCAAGGTCCGTCACTTCGGGGTCTCGAACTTCCTGCCTTCTCAGTTCGAGATGCTGGCCTCGAAGCTGGATGTGCCGCTCGTAACGAACCAGATCGAGTACTCGGTGATGTGCCTCGACCCCCACAGCGACGGCAGTCTCGATCTGTGCCAGCGGCTCGACATCCGACCGATGGCGTGGTCCCCGATGGGGGGCGGCCGGCTGTTTCACGAGGACTCCGATCGGGCCCGACGGCTTCGCGACGTCCTGGGCCGGATCGGGCGCCAGTTCGGAGGGGCCTCGATGGACCAGGTGGCGCTGGCCTGGCTGCTCGCGCACCCGGCCCGATTCGTTCCGGTCCTGGGCACCGGACGCCTCTCCCGCATCAGGAGGGCCGTGGAGGTCCTGGGACTGTCCCTGTCCCGCGACCAGTGGTTCGAGATCTGGTGCGCTTCGACCGGCCACGATGTCCCATAG
- a CDS encoding ParA family protein: protein MKIIAVVNQKGGCGKTTTAVNLAVAFAKAGRRVLLVDLDPQGHATMGMGFDPDSFERTVYDGLTGEHLPVSRVAVSTDIEWLDLAPSNVGLARAELDLVYALGKELVLGEWLHGVADHYDMCLIDCPPALGLLMLNALVASSDVIIPVQVHFYAFEGLKRLLETIRLLKKRFHPCSARTLGLLLTFVEDRPTYTRRIQLQLRELFGDLVFDTVIHKTIRLVEAPDAGKSIFTFAPDSKAAREYATLVDEIEARLRTSAPSFAGT from the coding sequence ATGAAGATAATTGCTGTTGTCAACCAGAAGGGCGGTTGTGGAAAGACGACCACCGCAGTCAATCTGGCCGTGGCGTTCGCCAAGGCGGGCCGTCGCGTTCTTCTGGTGGACCTGGACCCCCAAGGCCATGCAACGATGGGCATGGGGTTCGACCCCGATTCGTTTGAGAGGACCGTCTACGATGGACTGACCGGCGAGCACCTGCCTGTCTCCCGTGTGGCGGTAAGCACCGACATCGAATGGCTCGACCTGGCGCCCAGCAATGTCGGTCTGGCCAGGGCGGAGCTGGATCTGGTCTACGCCCTCGGCAAGGAACTCGTGCTCGGCGAATGGCTGCACGGCGTCGCCGACCACTACGACATGTGCCTGATCGACTGCCCCCCTGCCCTGGGACTGCTCATGCTCAATGCCCTCGTCGCCAGCTCCGACGTCATCATCCCGGTGCAGGTCCACTTCTACGCCTTCGAGGGCCTCAAGCGTCTGCTCGAAACCATCCGATTGCTCAAGAAGCGGTTTCACCCCTGTTCGGCGCGGACGCTGGGCCTGCTGCTGACGTTCGTCGAGGACCGGCCGACCTACACGCGCAGGATCCAACTGCAACTGCGCGAGCTGTTCGGCGATCTCGTCTTCGACACGGTCATCCACAAGACGATTCGGCTGGTCGAGGCGCCCGACGCCGGCAAGTCGATCTTCACGTTTGCACCCGACAGCAAAGCGGCGCGCGAGTATGCGACGCTGGTGGATGAGATCGAGGCCCGCCTGCGCACGAGCGCGCCCAGCTTCGCCGGGACATAG
- the panB gene encoding 3-methyl-2-oxobutanoate hydroxymethyltransferase, which produces MNGRITISDLLQAKRDGRAIAAVSCYDYTTARQVSQTGAEMIIVGDSAAQLMFGFDSTLPATMDIMVALTAAVRRGAPNVYLVADMPFLSYQVAVGEAIRNAGRFLVEAAAQMVKIEVSGAHLDTIRAVSDAGIAVMAHIGIRPQRISTVGRLRAEGTTAEIAMQLIDLADQMVRAGAGALLIEGAASEVSQIITERTEVPVISCGSGAACDGQVLVAPDILGLTEGKLPKFSKAYDDLGPRSVESFRRYADEVKTRRFPDDEHSYHMKPGELQRLGALLSRES; this is translated from the coding sequence ATGAACGGTCGCATCACGATTTCCGATTTGCTTCAAGCCAAGCGCGACGGTCGCGCCATCGCGGCCGTAAGCTGCTACGACTACACCACGGCGCGTCAGGTCAGTCAGACCGGCGCTGAGATGATCATCGTTGGCGACTCTGCCGCGCAGCTCATGTTCGGCTTCGACTCCACGTTGCCTGCCACGATGGATATCATGGTGGCGTTGACGGCGGCGGTCCGTCGAGGCGCCCCGAATGTGTATCTCGTCGCCGACATGCCCTTTCTATCTTACCAAGTCGCCGTCGGCGAGGCGATTCGTAACGCGGGTCGGTTCCTGGTGGAGGCCGCCGCGCAGATGGTCAAGATCGAGGTCAGCGGCGCCCATCTCGACACCATCCGAGCCGTTAGTGATGCGGGGATCGCCGTGATGGCTCACATTGGCATCCGGCCGCAGAGGATCAGCACCGTCGGTCGGCTTCGCGCTGAGGGCACGACGGCGGAGATCGCCATGCAACTGATCGACCTGGCCGACCAGATGGTTCGCGCCGGGGCCGGCGCTCTGCTCATCGAGGGGGCGGCCTCTGAGGTTTCCCAGATTATCACCGAGCGGACGGAGGTCCCTGTGATCAGTTGCGGGTCCGGTGCGGCCTGCGACGGGCAGGTTCTGGTCGCGCCCGATATCCTCGGGCTGACGGAAGGCAAGTTGCCCAAGTTCTCCAAAGCCTACGATGACCTGGGTCCGCGTTCGGTCGAGTCCTTCCGCCGGTACGCCGACGAAGTGAAGACCCGCCGGTTCCCCGACGATGAGCACAGCTACCACATGAAACCAGGGGAACTGCAGCGTCTCGGGGCTTTGCTGAGCCGCGAGAGTTGA